A single window of Deltaproteobacteria bacterium DNA harbors:
- a CDS encoding radical SAM protein gives MSPLIRTLVRLAPRPLRAALEKNPNLTTRRLVNAVLNKVEMRLGRTHLISRPYKLCIDVSNKCNLACPFCPTGRHEHGRAKGNVSFSVFSSIVDELAPYAFSLDLFDWGEPFFNPELPRLIAYAHRKDLITTISSNLSFRLSDDTIRAVIASGLSYLTASVDGADQGSYEIYRRGGKFELVIENLRSFVRLKREFGSVTPRITWQYLVFAPNENRVEDARQLAKELQLDAFRPLAGTYDDPSWQPSGDYSFDYLHVHENRCVWLWNSAVFHWDGGWASCCMGFYKHDDFAEWTPGAFGRLWNNEKFVAARRIWTEKDSPLPDGHYCTDCDKVRFYRGLPQNSATKPHPDASRVASTASIVSEESPQLVRRMPAA, from the coding sequence GTGTCCCCGCTGATCCGCACTCTGGTCCGACTAGCGCCGCGCCCACTCAGGGCAGCGCTGGAGAAGAACCCCAACCTCACCACGCGGCGGCTGGTCAACGCGGTGCTCAACAAGGTGGAGATGCGTCTCGGGCGGACTCATTTGATCTCCCGCCCCTACAAACTCTGCATCGACGTCAGCAACAAGTGCAACCTTGCGTGCCCATTTTGTCCCACCGGACGCCACGAGCACGGACGCGCCAAGGGTAACGTCTCATTTTCGGTCTTCAGCTCGATCGTAGATGAACTCGCGCCGTACGCGTTCTCATTAGATCTGTTCGACTGGGGGGAACCGTTCTTCAACCCGGAGCTGCCCCGGCTGATTGCCTACGCTCACCGCAAGGATCTGATCACCACCATATCCAGCAACCTCAGCTTTCGCCTGAGTGACGACACGATCCGGGCCGTCATCGCATCCGGACTCTCGTATCTCACCGCGTCGGTTGATGGGGCCGATCAGGGTTCGTACGAGATCTATCGCCGCGGCGGCAAGTTCGAACTCGTGATCGAGAACCTGCGAAGCTTCGTCCGACTCAAGCGGGAATTTGGGAGTGTCACCCCGCGCATTACTTGGCAGTATCTGGTCTTCGCACCCAACGAGAATCGAGTGGAGGACGCGCGCCAGCTCGCGAAGGAGCTTCAGCTTGATGCCTTCAGGCCGCTAGCTGGAACCTACGACGATCCCAGCTGGCAGCCGAGCGGGGACTATTCGTTTGACTACTTGCACGTACATGAAAATCGCTGCGTGTGGCTGTGGAACTCCGCCGTCTTTCACTGGGACGGCGGCTGGGCATCGTGTTGTATGGGCTTTTACAAACACGACGATTTTGCCGAGTGGACGCCCGGGGCTTTTGGCCGACTCTGGAACAATGAGAAATTCGTCGCAGCTCGCCGCATCTGGACCGAGAAGGACTCACCTCTTCCCGATGGGCACTATTGCACGGACTGCGACAAGGTTCGCTTCTATCGCGGATTGCCGCAAAACTCGGCGACGAAACCTCACCCCGACGCCAGTCGAGTCGCATCCACGGCGAGCATAGTCTCGGAGGAGTCACCGCAGCTCGTTCGACGCATGCCGGCTGCGTAA
- a CDS encoding YebC/PmpR family DNA-binding transcriptional regulator, with product MSGHSKWSSIKHKKAAKDAKRGKLFTKLIKEISVAARMGGGDINANPRLRTAVLTARSQSMPNDNIERAIKKGTGELEGVHYEEVTYEGYGPGGVAVMAQALTDNRNRTVAEIRRVFEKHGGNFGATGCVAWMFHKKGVLVVEKDKANEDALLELVLAAGAEDMSDTGDQFEIVTDPQSFHAVKEALDDAKIETATAEITMQPENSTAVTGKAAEHTMALIEELEDHDDIQSVAANFEIAPEELERLSAA from the coding sequence ATGTCCGGCCATTCCAAGTGGAGTTCCATCAAGCACAAGAAGGCGGCGAAGGACGCCAAACGGGGTAAGCTGTTCACCAAGCTGATCAAGGAAATCTCCGTGGCCGCACGTATGGGTGGCGGTGACATCAATGCCAACCCGCGCCTCCGGACGGCTGTGCTGACGGCGCGCTCGCAGAGCATGCCGAACGACAATATCGAGCGCGCGATCAAGAAGGGTACCGGCGAGTTGGAAGGCGTCCACTACGAAGAGGTCACTTACGAAGGCTACGGCCCGGGCGGCGTAGCGGTGATGGCGCAAGCGCTAACGGACAACCGCAATCGCACCGTTGCCGAGATCCGGCGGGTATTCGAGAAGCACGGCGGCAACTTCGGCGCCACGGGTTGCGTGGCGTGGATGTTCCATAAGAAGGGTGTACTCGTTGTCGAGAAGGACAAAGCCAACGAGGACGCGCTCCTTGAACTGGTCCTTGCGGCTGGCGCGGAAGACATGAGCGACACCGGGGATCAGTTTGAGATCGTTACTGATCCGCAGTCGTTCCATGCCGTGAAGGAAGCCCTCGACGACGCCAAGATCGAAACCGCTACCGCCGAGATCACCATGCAGCCGGAGAACAGCACGGCGGTGACCGGCAAAGCGGCGGAGCACACGATGGCGCTCATCGAAGAGCTGGAAGACCACGACGACATCCAGTCAGTTGCGGCGAATTTCGAGATTGCGCCGGAGGAATTGGAGCGACTCAGCGCGGCCTGA